The sequence CTTGTACTTGACCTAGTATACTTTCATCATTTTATCCATTCAACTGCTTCAGGATTGTAATAGGGCCAAAGCCATTTTCAGGAGTGTTGAGAGAATACACCCTGGTCATCAcaggacaccacacacacacacacaccaatttcaGCCAATTCACCATTGCCATGTGGGCCGAATCTGGAGAACCCAGAAGATGTCCTTGtcgaaaaaagaagaagatgagaaaCCTCACACAGACAGTAAACTAAGCACAGGATCAAATCatgaaccctggagctgtaaggTAGCAATGCTACCCACTCCAGCATGATGCCACCCACATAGAATTACAAGTGAAGCATAAAGCTGGTAAAGAAGCTGACGGTGATACAAGTACCCTATGATACCAGGGCTGATGCTAATCATAGCAGAATAATGTTAACTGATCGTCCTCTCCTTCATGGTGTGAGCAGGTCTTTATAAAGCCATGTCTCACACATATGTCATGTAGCACGGTCGTGAACACTTTGTCTTACATTGGCATTTGTGTCTATGAGAAGAGCTACTGAGAGCTACTATGTCTAATCAGTCACGTACAATAAATGCTCCTTTTTTCCAACAAGGTTTATATATGGAAGACCAAGAGTTGAACATTAGCGCCATCTATTGTTAGAATGTAGGGTATAACCcgaataataacaaataatagtTATTGGTTTTGGTTATTGGTTTAGTTATAATAGTTATGATGATAATAGATATGAAGTCCCACACTTCTGTTACATGACTTGGGAAGACTGTGGCTTGATGTGTGCTATATTACATGTAACAATGTTGTTTAATTCAGATTGTTTCCTCAGAAGCTTAATTTGATTCATTCGTCCGAGTTTCTTTACCTTGTTCGTACCCTGAACAATCTGTGTCATGCGTCAATCTTTGGAAAATGGAggcatctttttcttcttctttttctcagccTTTGCACAGAACACAAGGCCATCATCGTGCATACACATTAGTGATGTATGAACATGATCCATTACTTAATCCCCCTTTTTTCTCCTAACATTTGCACTATATCTATCTGCAATATACAAAAGGATATTTATATTACAGACACACTTTGGCTTATTTAGATTTTACCCAATTCTGATGATTTGCTAGAACAAACAATATATAGTCGCCCCTAGGTATTTTTCCATTCTATTCCAAATTGATAAACACAACAACCCATGTAACCCTGACATCCTTTCTGCTGGTCACTGCTTCTCCTCTACTGAAAATGTTCATGGATCAACATGTAATATGGAACATTGAACCTCTAATATTGCTTGCTGAAGTTCCCATTTTTGACCACTAGAGCATGCTACCCCACAATCATGCAACATCTAGAAAATCGACCAGATTGAcggaaatattaaatatataaaatattttttttttaaaatagcagGTCACTCAAAAGAGGAAGATCAACATAATCTAAACTGTGTGAGATTAGTGAACGTGTACTTCATTAAAATGAACAGCTAACATACATGGTGGACCTGCTCCTATATGGATGAAACACCAGTCTTATTTCTAGCCTTAGTTTTTTACTTCCTATCTCTCAAGAGgattgttaaatatttatacattttaaataaataaaacagaaattaaATTAGTACCTATCAGATGATTTGCATTTCAGAATAAACAGGTATACTGTAGGAAGGTGTATTTGAGAGattatttcttctcttctctagtTAACACCTTTAAGTCATCATTagactgaaaaataaattaaaataaaatgttttgcaaCCTTCAGTAATCAAGGGTAAAGAGATGTTTCTCTTATTTAAGACATGTctagttgattttttttttaatcctttctAATATCCTTCCATACTTGCTTAGAACTGGTTGAAAcctttttccccaaaaaagtTTCCTCAGCCCTGAGTGCATCTTATCTATACTCTCACCACATGTCCAAATCCAAGTGTGTTCTCTTTGGCCTTTACTCCAATATTTTATTATGAATCAAAACAGTCATTTTTAATTTGACTGCCTTGTGACCAATACTTAAAGCACTTTCTTTTGGTTTTAGGTGAACGTTTTCACCGAGCCATCTTGAACCGGCTTCCACAACCATTTACATCGCTAGCAGCTCAATCGAAGTAGATGCTTGGATAGTATACTGTAGGAGCATCTTACTAAACTGAAAGAACTCAGCAGCAGACCAATCTTCTGGATTACATGTACAAATTGGAAAGTGTAAATAATATTGCAAGCTCTAATGAGAATCAACTTGCTCAGGTTGACATGGACGTAACTACAAAATGTTACATTTAGGATAAATGTGGTGCAGTTAGTCTTCAAATGAAGAGTGACAACAGATTTAACCAgaaaagtgtgtttattttctaattCAGGTGACTTCAGGGTGGTTGCATGGAAGAATGTTTCCACATTGCTCTGGTGAAGCAGTCCAGACCTTTAATCCAactgaaggaagaaaaaaacacacattaacaaaaacCCCATAAGACCTTTCAACTAGAatgtacatatacatttacagcatttggcagacgcccttatccagagcgacttaaaatttctctcattttatacaactgagcaattcaggggggttaagggccttgctcaggggcccagcaatggcagcttagtggacctgggatttgaactcacaaccttccaatcaccttaaccactaaactaccacatgcCAATTAACCCCATAATACCTCTAACTAAAAAATGCAAATGTGAAGAAAGTTCAGTGGCTGGTTAAAAGAATCGGTGAACCATTCAGAGCCAAGCTTATTACATTTGAAAATTCTTAAAAGCAATATAGCAGCAGTAACAAAACGTTAAAAcctatttttccatgttttgtgGTTCACTTTTGAGGACATTAAGTCAAGCCTGGAGTTTTAGTCAGTGTCTCAACAATACGGAAGCAGCTCCTATCCAAATTTAAGGGGCAGCATCATTGTTGCACCAGCcacagtcatttattttttatattaaaaatctgAATTAAATATTAAGCTTTTAGAAATGGTCAGACAATGTCTAGCATAATACACACAGCAGAGGAAAAAATGAATACTTGCCTTGACGAAGCCAATGTCTTTCGCGTATTGTCTGAAGCACTGGCGGCACATGTTGAGCCCATATTTGCGGATCAGACCATGTCTGTTTGAGCACACACGGCTGTGGGGGGAAATTAGACAACAGTTAGCTTT comes from Hemibagrus wyckioides isolate EC202008001 linkage group LG25, SWU_Hwy_1.0, whole genome shotgun sequence and encodes:
- the rps29 gene encoding 40S ribosomal protein S29 — its product is MGHQQLYWSHPRKFGQGSRSCRVCSNRHGLIRKYGLNMCRQCFRQYAKDIGFVKLD